A portion of the Parambassis ranga chromosome 22, fParRan2.1, whole genome shotgun sequence genome contains these proteins:
- the syne3 gene encoding nesprin-3 yields MTQQEQQEFMENLEAALSWMRAIQERLKANDNTQGPRDALEARLRETEKIHQSEHEGRVKMDMVLVAAENLLQSGDEELRNHTHAKLKDLKNLWEETCTYIIHCHSRIEWVWLHWSEYLKAYEEFELWLLRQHRSLDVGVELQLGVKEKLWQVDQQRVVVSDIHGQAALLERLLDEAAALHNRTQDPSVEPQAQERLQEAYNDVRDRAKERLTLLQKIAEEHQMYQGCVQRFQSWLLSKTKELTDLMEREDTAENKLKALQALDDSVACEEKTLQHIEGVAEAVRANTSPAGSEVVVEEAEELRLGWQRLRQGLCEAEEGLRSSLDSHSQYMARCQRLGEDIGRLRVMLNGLDQELEETHESRDHTAHTEEQMVGQWSKYTGVRNTLAGEESQVELLKAQLKELFRFSEDSRHLSDDVLAIVKEHQSVKCRATRLCSESESGLRNVLQDPLLVYAQWSNMVSQVLEASAEVTDFSNIAMLVQNIERLLKDSVQLQERFSLLQVKGELLDSVFGPERSDGLQAELSAAIRNRELLHTQLLQRKSRLQGLILRTKDFGNTYELIHSKLASLKNRLVAADGLQPDILAKKSQSDQFGVILKDFEDCEAHIMALETLVSSSQSNKSQFEKLYAEWKHLHKAVRAKVHESEDSIADHESFHDSLLNIEKWLMITKQKLESFHGPSGEWSIEGRQQEAERALGEFPEKELQLQQMEVQGQGVLERTSQEGQVHILRDMKRLKDAWLVLYNMSLNLHRLLNSSTEQTKTDVADMYGVWDSSAREGSLEGETGEGVLMTGQGRCTQGYGPGHIILAGQAEARLLSPKTAKDHGHSFKRDEIDSSAWNILSKAGSQDLPKDSSASRDDTDGDRRGALSTQARYSEEEGRSSGDDNMEAGLISGGGAFTLFRRDSAKKPSTAVQPTMESISRRKEFEAWLSNENKLLSGIINTKDATLGAKELRIKQDTLKGLRARVSWGQEQFQLLLQESQGCEADFTAAEDADLEELRYRWMLYKSKLKGVRDIRARTGLKRVPAKQEEAATAACLQKKPGLLQRVCRLALLLWLLLLALLLLAFLLPLMDESNSCSLSNNFARSFKIMLRYDGPPPT; encoded by the exons ATgacacagcaggagcagcaggagtttATGGAGAACCTGGAGGCAGCTCTCTCCTGGATGCGAGCCATCCAGGAAAGGCTAAAAGCCAATGATAACACTCAAGGTCCCCGTGATGCCTTGGAGGCCAGACTCAGGGAGACAGAG AAAATCCACCAGTCAGAGCATGAAGGTCGTGTAAAGATGGACATGGTGCTTGTAGCAGCAGAGAACCTCCTGCAGAGCGGAGATGAGGAGCTGAGAAACCACACCCATGCTAAGCTCAAAGACCTGAAAAACCTGTGGGAGGAGACCTGCACTTATATCATTCACTGTCACAG TCGCATTGAGTGGGTTTGGCTGCACTGGAGTGAGTACCTGAAGGCCTATGAGGAGTTTGAGCTGTGGCTGCTGAGACAGCATCGCAGCCTAGATGTAGGAGTGGAGCTGCAGCTAGGAGTGAAAGAAAAGCTCTGGCAGGTGGACCAACAGAGGGTGGTTGTAAGTGATATCCATGGGCAGGCGGCGCTgctggagaggctgctggatgaGGCTGCTGCGCTGCACAACAGGACTCAGGACCCTAGTGTGGAGCCTCAGGcccaggagagactgcaggaggCCTACAATGATGTCAGAGACAGAGCTAAG GAGCGTCTGACACTGCTTCAGAAGATCGCTGAGGAACACCAGATGTACCAAGGCTGCGTTCAGAGGTTCCAGTCTTGGCTGCTGTCAAAAACTAAGGAACTCACAGATCTGATGGAGAGGGAAGATACAGCAGAGAACAAGCTCAAAGCCTTACAA gcaTTGGATGACAGTGTAGCCTGTGAGGAGAAGACCCTCCAGCATATTGAAGGGGTGGCAGAAGCTGTCAGGGCAAACACTTCTCCAGCCGGGTCAGAGGTTGTAGTAGAAGAGGCTGAGGAGCTGAGGCTGGGTTGGCAGAGGCTGAGGCAGGGTCTTTGCGAAGCTGAGGAGGGCCTGCGGTCCAGCTTGGACTCCCATAGTCAGTACATGGCTAGGTGCCAGCGGCTGGGAGAGGACATCGGACGCCTCAGGGTGATGCTGAATGGACTGGACCAGGAACTAGAAGAGACTCATGAGTCCAGGGACCACACTGCCCACACTGAAGAACAGATGGTGGGCCAGTGGAGCAAATACACG GGTGTGAGGAACACTTTAGCAGGGGAGGAATCCCAAGTGGAACTTCTTAAAGCTCAGCTCAAAGAGCTCTTCAGATTCTCAGAGGACTCACGCCACCTTTCTGATGATGTCCTGGCTATTGTCAAAGAGCATCAGAG TGTGAAATGCCGAGCAACCAGACTGTGTTCAGAATCAGAGTCAGGGTTGAGAAACGTCCTTCAAGACCCACTACTTGTCTATGCCCAGTGGAGCAACATGGTTTCTCAAGTGTTGGAGGCTTCTGCTGAGGTCACCGACTTCTCCAACATCGCCATGTTGGTCCAGAACATAGAG CGCCTGCTGAAGGACAGTGTCCAGCTGCAGGAGCGCTTCAGTCTGCTGCAAGTTAAGGGGGAACTGCTGGACTCTGTGTTTGGTCCTGAGAGATCTGATGGGCTGCAGGCAGAACTGAGCGCTGCCATCAGGAACAGAGAgctgcttcacactcagctgctgcagaggaagagcaggttACAG GGCCTAATTTTGAGAACCAAAGACTTTGGGAACACCTATGAGCTGATTCACTCCAAGCTGGCCAGCTTAAAGAATAGGCTAGTGGCAGCAGATGGACTTCAGCCTGACATCCTTGCCAAAAAAAGCCAGTCAGACCAGTTTGGG GTCATCCTGAAGGACTTTGAGGACTGTGAAGCGCATATCATGGCACTGGAGACTCTTGTGTCATCCAGTCAGAGCAACAAGAGTCAGTTTGAGAAGCTGTATGCTGAATGGAAACATCTGCACAAGGCAGTCAGG GCAAAGGTCCATGAAAGTGAGGACAGCATCGCAGACCATGAGAGTTTCCATGACAGCCTGCTgaacatagaaaaatggctgaTGATCACGAAACAAAAGCTGGAATCCTTCCACGGCCCCTCAGGAGAGTGGAGCATAGAGGGCCGCCAGCAGGAAGCagag AGAGCACTGGGAGAGTTTCCAGAGAAggagcttcagctgcagcagatggaggTCCAGGGTCAGGGAGTTTTGGAGAGGACTTCACAGGAGGGACAGGTCCACATTCTGCGAGACATGAAGCGCCTAAAAGATGCCTGGTTGGTCCTGTACAATATGAGTCTGAACCTACACAG GCTGCTGAACAGCTCCACAGAGCAAACCAAGACTGATGTCGCAGATATGTATGGAGTCTGGGATAGTTCTGCAAGAGAAGGAAGCctggagggagagacaggagaggggGTGTTAATGACAGGGCAGGGCAGATGCACCCAGGGTTATGGTCCAGGCCACATCATACTTGCTGGACAAGCTGAAGCACGTCTCCTCTCACCAAAGACAGCCAAGGACCATGGGCACTCCTTTAAGAGAGATGAAATAGATTCCTCTGCTTGGAACATTCTCAGCAAAGCGGGGAGTCAGGATCTTCCTAAAGACTCTTCTGCTAGTAGGGATGACACTGATGGAGACAGAAGGGGAGCATTGTCCACACAGGCCAGATATagtgaggaggaaggaaggagctCTGGAGATGACAACATGGAGGCAGGGCTGATATCTGGAGGAGGAGCATTCACGCTATTTAGAAGAGATTCAGCTAAGAAACCATCAACAGCAGTCCAACCCACAATG GAGAGCATATCTAGAAGGAAGGAGTTTGAAGCCTGGCTGTCAAACGAGAATAAACTCCTTTCAGGGATCATCAACACTAAGGATGCAACACTCGGTGCCAAAGAGTTGAGGATCAAACAGGACACACTCAAG GGTCTGAGGGCTAGAGTGTCCTGGGGGCAggagcagtttcagctgctgctccaagAGAGTCAAGGCTGTGaggctgatttcacagcagcagaagatgcAGATCTGGAAGAACTTCGCTACCGCTGGATGCTTTACAAGTCCAAGCTTAAGGGTGTAAGAGACATCAGAGCCAGGACCGG